A window of the Helianthus annuus cultivar XRQ/B chromosome 4, HanXRQr2.0-SUNRISE, whole genome shotgun sequence genome harbors these coding sequences:
- the LOC110890764 gene encoding uncharacterized protein LOC110890764, whose product MAMIGIVTEEFKEEYYDYWKTCLKSYLVGQDLWDVVTSEAEEKEKSQEWQRKNAQALHAIQLACGSQSYAKYKKKAHVTAKIAWDHLVEMRPIPQLCGVAHDRQDASDFKESHPYEDLYNAIQDGEIQHVNEILDKDPKATTARVSSHGDTALHIAILYGRTHIAQDLVNKMPPEGLEISNKFGATPLSLFAAMNENIELAKAMVEKNHNLVCITNGNTDQSSLPIIVASRYGRKQMVHYLYPETPKQLLNGPDGVMLLNYLITAGFFDIASKLLNLFPNLSIMADHDGDYAVHKLAHKPSAFASGSKFPFWKEWIYNRVCRYSPRDLDIKGTRGTNGSQHKIIAGTNVSQHEINISDEEVISQPSLLHRLCWILLQFFVPDIKNLHDRKLINHEANKLLILICKEIKGVSDSKLDMMEIDKAVMTAIKYGIVEFVNELLNYNPDFIWREDKRGRSIFSHAIVLRNEKIFSLFYRLGTKKSIVASRHDIFKNNFLHLAAKLSPPAHLEHISGPALQMQRELQWYKEVERLVQPNYKDHLNESHRKPRTLFSEEHKDLANEGQKWMKNTAGSCMVVGTLIAAVMFTTAFTIPGGNDDDTGLPVMLNTNKTDRHSFLVFIISNGVALFTSSTSVLMFLGILTARYGEDDFLVSLPTKLIIGMACLFFSIVTMMISFGAAMFLMLHKTLPWVCMPLVLISTIPVVLFSALEFPLLIEMIIRTYGATIFDKHDKHDSIIKKIFQCVLLQYRGLSTTDISNEDPPQKGKSPLICP is encoded by the exons ATGGCTATGATTGGGATTGTAACAGAAGAATTCAAAGAAGAATACTATGACTATTGGAAAACATGCTTAAAAAGTTATCTAGTTGGTCAAGACTTATGGGATGTGGTCACTAGCGAAGCTGAGGAGAAAGAGAAGTCACAAGAATGGCAAAGGAAGAATGCTCAGGCTTTGCATGCTATTCAACTCGCCTGTGGATCACAATCTTATGCCAAGTACAAGAAGAAAGCACATGTGACCGCTAAAATAGCATGGGATCACTTGGTTGAAATGCGTCCTATCCCACAACTTTGTGGGGTTGCACATGATCGACAAGATGCATCTG ATTTTAAAGAGTCCCATCCATATGAAGACCTATACAACGCTATTCAAGATGGTGAAATCCAGCATGTGAATGAAATCCTTGACAAGGACCCCAAAGCTACAACAGCAAGGGTATCTTCACATGGAGATACAGCTCTACATATTGCAATCCTCTATGGAAGAACACATATTGCACAAGACTTGGTAAATAAGATGCCACCAGAGGGATTAGAAATTAGTAATAAGTTTGGTGCGACTCCTCTCTCCCTATTTGCGGCGATGAATGAAAACATAGAACTGGCTAAAGCCATGGTGGAAAAGAATCATAATCTGGTTTGCATAACAAATGGAAATACGGACCAGAGTTCCCTTCCGATAATTGTGGCATCAAGGTATGGTAGAAAGCAAATGGTTCACTATCTCTACCCCGAGACTCCAAAACAACTGCTAAACGGACCGGATGGGGTGATGCTTCTGAATTATTTGATCACCGCAGGATTCTTTG ATATTGCTTCCAAGCTACTCAACTTGTTCCCAAATCTAAGCATCATGGCGGATCACGATGGCGATTATGCTGTTCACAAATTGGCACACAAGCCTTCAGCATTTGCAAGTGGAAGCAAATTTCCATTTTGGAAAGAATGGATCTATAATC GTGTGTGTAGATATTCTCCAAGGGATCTTGACATCAAAGGAACTAGAGGAACAAATGGCTCTCAACACAAAATCATTGCAGGGACAAATGTCTCTCAACACGAAATCAATATCTCTGATGAAGAAGTCATCAGCCAACCTAGCTTACTACATCGGCTATGTTGGATCTTACTACAGTTTTTCG TGCCCGATATCAAGAATTTGCATGACAGAAAGTTAATAAACCATGAAGCAAATAAACTCCTCATCCTCATTTGCAAGGAAATAAAAGGTGTGAGTGACTCAAAGCTTGACATGATGGAAATAGACAAAGCAGTGATGACTGCAATTAAGTATGGAATAGTTGAGTTCGTCAATGAACTACTAAATTACAATCCAGACTTCATATGGAGGGAAGACAAAAGAGGAAGATCGATCTTTTCACATGCAATTGTTCTTCGCAACGAAAAGATATTTAGTCTTTTTTATAGATTGGGAACAAAGAAGAGCATAGTGGCAAGTCGACACGATATATTTAAGAATAATTTTCTACACCTTGCTGCTAAGCTCTCTCCTCCAGCTCATCTTGAGCATATTTCAGGGCCTGCGTTACAAATGCAGAGGGAACTGCAGTGGTATAAG GAGGTGGAAAGGTTAGTACAACCCAACTACAAAGATCATCTCAATGAAAGCCATAGAAAGCCTCGCACTTTATTCAGTGAAGAACACAAGGATCTAGCAAATGAAGGCCAAAAATGGATGAAGAACACTGCAGGATCATGTATGGTTGTAGGAACTCTTATTGCTGCAGTCATGTTCACAACTGCCTTCACTATACCTGGTGGGAATGACGATGACACTGGCCTACCTGTAATGTTAAACACCAACAAAACTGACAGGCACTCATTCTTGGTATTTATCATATCAAATGGAGTCGCTCTCTTCACATCATCAACTTCTGTGCTGATGTTCTTAGGAATTCTCACTGCACGATACGGAGAGGATGATTTTCTTGTTTCCTTGCCCACCAAATTGATCATTGGAATGGCATGCCTTTTCTTCTCTATAGTTACCATGATGATTTCTTTTGGTGCTGCAATGTTTCTTATGCTCCATAAGACGCTACCGTGGGTGTGCATGCCTCTGGTTCTTATATCTACTATCCCAGTTGTTCTCTTCTCTGCCCTTGAGTTTCCTCTCCTAATTGAAATGATCATTCGTACCTATGGAGCTACAATTTTTGACAAACATGATAAACATGACTCCATCATCAAGAAAATTTTTCAATGCGTCCTACTACAATATAGAGGGCTTTCAACGACCGACATATCTAATGAAGATCCCCCACAAAAGGGCAAGTCACCGTTAATCTGTCCGTAA